TGCGCGCTCATCGATGGCGCAAGCCGCTGGCAGATCCTCGTGAAGATCGTGCTGCCGCTCGCGGTGCCGGGGCTCATCTCGGCGGGCATCTTCGCGTTCACGCTGTCGTGGAACGAGTTCATCTACGCGCTCACCTTCATCTCGTCGTCGGAGGTGAAGACACTGCCGGTCGGCGTGGTGACCGAACTCGTGCAGGGCGACGTGTACCAGTGGGGGCCGCTCATGGCCGGCGCGTTGCTGGGCTCGCTGCCGGTGGCGTTCATCTATTCGTTCTTCGTCGAGTACTACGTCTCGGGGATGACCGGGTCGGTCAAGGAATAGCGCGTCGCCCCTACGGGTTCGCAATCAAAGCGAGAACAAGGCGCGAAGCCGCAGACAGTGCTGACGCACGGCAAGGCGAAGCAACGCGGTTATCGCTTTGATTGCGAGCCCGTATCAGTTCCAGCGCGGGACGGCTTCGTCTTTGAGCTGCTGGCGCAGCACGTCGTAGTCGGGCACCACGCTTTCCACGGTTTCCCAGAAGCGGTGCGAATGGTCCATCACGCGCAGGTGGGCCAGTTCGTGCGCGACGACGTAGTCGATCACCGGCAGGCGAAAGTGGATCAGGCGCCAGTTCAGGCGGAGCGACCCGTCCGCGCTCGCGCTGCCCCAGCGCGTGGCCGCGTTCGACAGCGACAGCTTCTGCCAGCGCACGCCGAGCAGCGGCGCGAAATGGTCGAGCCGCTCGATGAAGAGCTTGCGCGCCTGCCGCATGAGCCAAGCCTGCGCCGCATCGCGAATCTGCGAGGGCTCGGCGTTCTGCGCGACGGCCAGCCGCAGGATGCGCGGACCGCCTGCAACCTCGGCCTCGTCGAGCGTGCCGCCGACGCTGGCAAAGCCATGCTTCGGATCGAGCCGGATCACCACCGGCTCGCCCATGAACGGGAACCCGGCACCGTCCTTCCATTCGATGCGCGTCGCCTCGACGCGCGCGTGGCGCTGCTGCGTTTCCTGCAGCTTGCGCAGGATCCAGTCGGCCTTCTCGCGCACGGCGGCATCGACGTCGCGCAGCGCGACCCAGCGCGGCGCACGCACCGACAGCCCTTCGGCACCGACCAGGAATCCGATGGTCTTGCGCTTGCCGCGCTTGAATTCGTAGGCCACGCGTGCCGAGCCCAGCACGAGCTCGCGTGTCGCCTGAGGGTGCACGAAGCTCGCGAGCGTCAGCGTGTCGCGCAACGGGATCGCGGGCAGTGCCGGACCGGTGCTCTTGACCTCTTCCGGTGCCGGCGGTGCGAAAGGCAACGGCGTCGCGACGGGCGGCGCAGCCTTGCGGACCTTCTTCGGCCGCGGCGCGGGCGGCTCGGGCTGTGCGAATTCGCTGCCCAGCCCCTCGAACAGATCCATCGTGAACTGCAGCAGTCCCTGCATGGGCCGTTCTCTCTAGCGGTACGCCTCGGGGTCGAGCCGGTGCATCTCCGCTTCGATCCACGCTTCGACTTCGCGCATCAGCTCGTCGGGCTTGCGGCCCACGCTCGAGATCGCCGGCCCGATCGACACATCGACCACGCCCGGGCGCTTGATGAACGCCTTGCGCGGCCAGACCTTGGCCGAGGTGACGGCGATCGGAATCACCGGCACGCCGGTTTCGCACGCCAGGCGCGTGCCGCCGCTCTTGTAGGTGCCCTTCTGGCCGCGCGGAATGCGCGTGCCTTCGGGGAACATGATGATCCAGATGCCCTGCGCGAGCAGCTTGCGCCCCTGGTTCACCACCTTGTTGAAGGCCTGCGCGCGCTGGCTGCGATCGATGTGGATCATGTCCAGCCGAGCCATCGCCCAGCCGAAGAAGGGCACGTAGATCAGTTCCTTCTTGAACACATAGGCCAGCGGATGCGGCATCAGCGTGGGCATGAGGAAGGTCTCGAGCGTGGACTGGTGCTTGACCAGCAGGATCGCGCCGGCGAGCTGGTCGGTCGGCAGGTTCTCCATGCCGGTCACGCGGGTCTTGATGCCCAGCAGCACACGCGCGCCGCCGATGGCCCAGCTGAGCCATTGCTCGGCCATCCAGTAGAGCGGAATGCCGCGCTTCCAGATCGAACTGACGCACATGATGATGCCCCACGGCACCACGGTGACAAGCATCCAGAGTGCGTGGACAAAGGAACGGAGAAACGCCATCAGAGAGCTACCTGCAGTGCGGCCCGCGCTTCGCGCGCGAGCAGGAAATCGACAAAGGCGGCGAGGTTCTCGTGGACCATCGTGTTCGCCGGATATTCGGAAGGCAGCGGATCGACGCCGATGCACGCCGCGCCCATGCCCGTGAGCAGGAGGTGCGGCTCGCAGCCGGCGGCCGCGCCCGCCTGCAGGTCGCGCAGGCTGTCGCCCGCGGTCGGCACGCCCTTGAGGTCGATGCCGTAGCGGTCGCCGATCTGCAGGAACAGGCCCGACTTGGGCTTGCGGCAGTCGCACCCCTCGTCGGGGCTGTGCGGGCAATAGAACACCGCATCGACCTTGCCGCCCACGGCCGCGAGCATCTTGTGCATCTTGGCGTGCATGGCGTTGAGCGAGGCCATGTCGAAGAGTCCGCGGCCCAGGCCCGACTGGTTCGACGCGACCACCACATGCCAGCCCGCATGGTTCAGCCGCGCCACGGCCTCCAGCGCACCGGGCAGCGGCGTCCACTCGATGTCGCTCTTGACGAAGTCTTCGCGGTGCACGTTGATCGTGCCGTTGCGGTCGAGGATGACGAGTTTCATGGCAGTGCCACCGGTGGAGGAGTCGTCGAGGGGATCAGACCGCCAGCCGCTCGAGCTGCGCCACGCGATTCATCGCGGCGTGCAGCGACATCAAAAGACCCAGCCGGTTGAGCCGCAGATCGGCCTGCTCGGCATTGACCATCACGCCGTCGAAGAACGCATCGACCGGCTCGCGCAGCGCGGCCAGCGTCTGCAGGGAAGCGGTGTAGTCGCCGGCGTCGAACTGGGCATTGGCGGCAGGCACGACTTCGGCCATCGCGGCATGCAGCGCCTTCTCGGCGGGCTCTTTCAGCAGCAACTCGCTGACATGCGCGTCGGCCTCGGGCGCCTTCTTCAGGATGTTGCCGATGCGCTTGTTGGCCGCGGCCAGCGCGGCGGCGGCGGGCAATGCGGCGAAGGCGCGCACGGCGGCCAGCAGCTTGGGCACTTCGCCCAGGCGCTGTGGAAACGGGGCCAGCACGGCATCGACTTCCTGCGCGCTCGCGCCCTGCTCGCGCAGGCTGCCGGCAAGACGGTCGAGGATGAAATCGCGCAGCTCGACCGTGGCCTTGCTGCTGTCGAACCCGGCGATGGCGCTGAACTGCGCGGCGGCGTCCTGCAGCAGGGCGTCGAGCCCCAACGCGAGATCTTTCTCGATCAGCATACGGATCACACCCAGCGCATGGCGGCGCAGTGCGAACGGGTCGCGGTCGCCAGTGGGCAGGTTGCCGATGCCGAACATGCCGACCAGCGTTTCGAGCTTGTCGGCCAGCGCGACCACGAGGCCGACGTTGTTGCGCGGCAGCTCGTCGCCAGCGAAGCGCGGCTTGTAGTGGTCTTCGATCGCATCGGCCACCGCGGCATCGAGGCCGTCGTGCAGCGCGTAGTAGCGACCCATCGTGCCCTGCAGCTCGGGGAACTCGCCGACCATGTCGGTCACGAGGTCGGCCTTGGCCAGTTGGGCGGCCTGCGTGGCCTGTGCGGCGACCTTCGCATCGCCCAGCTTCTCGGCAATGCCGCGCGCGATGTGCATCACGCGCTGCACGCGTTCGCCCTGCGTGCCGAGCTTGTTGTGATAGACCACCTTGCCCAGCGACTCGACGCGCGAGGCCAGCGACTTCCTGCGGTCCTGGTCGAAGAAGAACTTGGCGTCGGCCAGGCGCGGGCGCACCACGCGCTCGTTGCCTTCGATGACCGCGCTCGCGTCGTCAGGGCTGATGTTGCTCACGACGAGGAACTTGTTCGTGAGCCTGGCTTGTGCATCGAGCAGCGGAAAGTACTTCTGGTTGGCCTTCATCGTGAGGATGAGGCACTCCTGCGGCACTTCGAGGAACTCGCGCTCGAAGCTGCAGACCAGCACGTTGGGGCGCTCGACCAGTGCGGTCACTTCGTCGAGCAGCGCATCGTCGTGGATCGGCACCGAGCCGCCGCCGACCTTGACGGCCGCGGCCGCAAGCTGGCGCGCGATTTCGGCGCGGCGCGCCTCGAAGCTCGCGATGACGGCGCCCTCGTCCTGCAGTTGCAGCGCGTAGCTGTTCGCATCGCGCAGCACGACCGGATCGACCGCCGCTTCGAAGCGGTGGCCGTGCGTTTCGCGGCCGGCCTGGAGGCCCAGCGCCTCGATGGGCACCACGGTGTCGCCGTGCAACGCCACGAGGCCGTGCGCGGGGCGCACGAAGCTCACGCTGCTCCAGCCCGGCAGCTCGCAGCCGCTTTCGAGCTGGTAGCTCATGACCTTGGGGATCGGCAGGTTTTCTATAGCAACATGCAATGCCGCTTCTAATCCGTCACGTAGCGATCGGCCCGCAGCAACCTTTTCCAGGAAGACAAATTCCTTGTCCTGCTCAAAGGCTCGCGTCGTTTGCGCCAGCGTTGCTCCTTCTTTCTCCAACCTCTTGAGCAACGAAGGACTGGGTTCGCCGTCCGGTCCGAATGCCACCTGCAAGGGCAGGAGCCTCGTACGGACGGCTATGTCAGGACACACCTCGCGCACATGCGTGATATGGACACCCAGCCTACGGGGAGAAGCAAAAGTCGTTTTCGCTGAGGCTGCTTCGAGATAGTCGAGCTTTCGCAAGGTACCGAATATCTCGTTCGCAAAGGCGTCGCCGAGCTTCTTCAGTGCCTTGGGCGGCAGTTCTTCGACAAACAGTTCAACCAGCAGGGAGTTCTTGTTGTTCATGGGGGTCGTCATCGCTCAGGCGGCTTTCTTCGGGGGCATCTGCGCAACCCATTCGCGCGGCGCCATCGGGAAGCCCAGGCGCTCGCGGCTGTCGTAGTAGCTCTGCGCCACGCTGCGCGCGAGGTTGCGGATGCGGCCGATGTAGGCCGCGCGCTCGGTCACGCTGATCGCACCACGCGCGTCGAGCAGGTTGAAGCTGTGCGCGGCTTTCAGCACCTGCTCGTAGGCCGGCAGTGCGAGCTGTTCGGTCATGAGGTGCTTGGCCTGCTTCTCGTGCGCGTTGAAGGCGGTGAAGAGGAACTCGGCGTCGCTGTGCTCGAAGTTGTAGGTCGACTGCTCGACCTCGTTCTGCTTGTAGACGTCGCCGTAGCTCAGGCCCTCGGTCCAGGTCAGGTTGTAGACGTTGTCCACGCCCTGCAGGTACATGGCCAGGCGCTCCA
This region of Variovorax sp. RKNM96 genomic DNA includes:
- the glyS gene encoding glycine--tRNA ligase subunit beta; the protein is MTTPMNNKNSLLVELFVEELPPKALKKLGDAFANEIFGTLRKLDYLEAASAKTTFASPRRLGVHITHVREVCPDIAVRTRLLPLQVAFGPDGEPSPSLLKRLEKEGATLAQTTRAFEQDKEFVFLEKVAAGRSLRDGLEAALHVAIENLPIPKVMSYQLESGCELPGWSSVSFVRPAHGLVALHGDTVVPIEALGLQAGRETHGHRFEAAVDPVVLRDANSYALQLQDEGAVIASFEARRAEIARQLAAAAVKVGGGSVPIHDDALLDEVTALVERPNVLVCSFEREFLEVPQECLILTMKANQKYFPLLDAQARLTNKFLVVSNISPDDASAVIEGNERVVRPRLADAKFFFDQDRRKSLASRVESLGKVVYHNKLGTQGERVQRVMHIARGIAEKLGDAKVAAQATQAAQLAKADLVTDMVGEFPELQGTMGRYYALHDGLDAAVADAIEDHYKPRFAGDELPRNNVGLVVALADKLETLVGMFGIGNLPTGDRDPFALRRHALGVIRMLIEKDLALGLDALLQDAAAQFSAIAGFDSSKATVELRDFILDRLAGSLREQGASAQEVDAVLAPFPQRLGEVPKLLAAVRAFAALPAAAALAAANKRIGNILKKAPEADAHVSELLLKEPAEKALHAAMAEVVPAANAQFDAGDYTASLQTLAALREPVDAFFDGVMVNAEQADLRLNRLGLLMSLHAAMNRVAQLERLAV
- a CDS encoding lysophospholipid acyltransferase family protein gives rise to the protein MAFLRSFVHALWMLVTVVPWGIIMCVSSIWKRGIPLYWMAEQWLSWAIGGARVLLGIKTRVTGMENLPTDQLAGAILLVKHQSTLETFLMPTLMPHPLAYVFKKELIYVPFFGWAMARLDMIHIDRSQRAQAFNKVVNQGRKLLAQGIWIIMFPEGTRIPRGQKGTYKSGGTRLACETGVPVIPIAVTSAKVWPRKAFIKRPGVVDVSIGPAISSVGRKPDELMREVEAWIEAEMHRLDPEAYR
- the gmhB gene encoding D-glycero-beta-D-manno-heptose 1,7-bisphosphate 7-phosphatase encodes the protein MKLVILDRNGTINVHREDFVKSDIEWTPLPGALEAVARLNHAGWHVVVASNQSGLGRGLFDMASLNAMHAKMHKMLAAVGGKVDAVFYCPHSPDEGCDCRKPKSGLFLQIGDRYGIDLKGVPTAGDSLRDLQAGAAAGCEPHLLLTGMGAACIGVDPLPSEYPANTMVHENLAAFVDFLLAREARAALQVAL
- a CDS encoding SprT family zinc-dependent metalloprotease — its product is MQGLLQFTMDLFEGLGSEFAQPEPPAPRPKKVRKAAPPVATPLPFAPPAPEEVKSTGPALPAIPLRDTLTLASFVHPQATRELVLGSARVAYEFKRGKRKTIGFLVGAEGLSVRAPRWVALRDVDAAVREKADWILRKLQETQQRHARVEATRIEWKDGAGFPFMGEPVVIRLDPKHGFASVGGTLDEAEVAGGPRILRLAVAQNAEPSQIRDAAQAWLMRQARKLFIERLDHFAPLLGVRWQKLSLSNAATRWGSASADGSLRLNWRLIHFRLPVIDYVVAHELAHLRVMDHSHRFWETVESVVPDYDVLRQQLKDEAVPRWN